A window of Pan paniscus chromosome 16, NHGRI_mPanPan1-v2.0_pri, whole genome shotgun sequence genomic DNA:
AGGAGTTCTGAAATTCTCTGCCAGCATCTCATCTACCCTCTGCTGCACAGCTCACCTCAAGATTTTCCCTGAGGCTGTGGCTCTCCTGTCCTGTCACCAGTCctgcttctttcttattttttttttattttttgagacagagtctcactctgtcgcccaggctggagtgcagtggcgcgatctcggctctctgcaagctccacctgccaggttcacaccattctcctgcttcagcctcccgagtagctgggactacaggcgcccgccaccatgcccggctaattttttgtatttttagtagagacggggtttcaccgtgttagccaggatggtcttgatctcctgacctcgtgatctgcccacctcggcctcctaaagtgctgggattacaggcgtgagccccatgcctggcctccagtcCTGCTTCTTTGGGTTCAGCCCTATGCTATAAAATCTCACCTTCCTCAGGCCTTTTGCAGACACATCAGATCCTCTGGCTTTGTATCTGTTCTTGGTGCTTTGGACACCACCTCCACCCCAATGCCTTTGTTTTTCTCCAGGccctctttcttcatttattcatctgcCTCTGCATTTCTGTAACTTTCTGAGTAGTGGGTGCTCAGGTTGTTCACGTATCTTCATCAAGAAGTCTGTCTGGGataaagcagaagttgcagtgattgCCTTCTGAATCACCCCTCAGCTGAGGAGCACCAGCAGGCAAAACCAGTCCACTGAGCTTGTAAGCAGGTCTGTGGCATCAGCTTATTCTTGTTGCTAGAGAGAATTTGGAGTAGGTGCTACAAGGTGCTTCCCTTCTGCCGTCAAATGTAAGATTCTTAATGAATGTCCCGATTTAATCTGGGCTGCGTTTTCCACTCCCTTGTACCACACCACTCACAGTTCAGTATGGCGGCTCCGGCCTGGGCTACCTGGAGCATGTGCTGGTGATGGAGGAGATATCCCGAGCTTCTGGAGCAGTGGGGCTCAGTTACGGTGCCCACTCCAACCTCTGCATCAACCAGCTTGTACGCAATGGGAATGAGGCCCAGAAAGAGAAGTATCTCCCGAAGGTGAGGAAATGGAAATGTAATACACGCTAATCTCACAGTGCAACCACCAACTAAAAGATACCCTCTCCCCTTGGGGACCAGTCAGACCTGCTTTCTGTAGCATGCTGCCATGAACCAAATGTGGTTAGGAAGGGGCCATGGATTGCTTTAAAATACTTgagccaaaaataataaaaataggacCAGAACTCTTGCATTGAACAACAGACAGACAACATTTGAAGAGAACTCTAAGAAATGGAAGAGTAGGACTAGCTTCCTTTGCAAAGGGAATGGAAAAAGGAGAGGCATTTTCAGCCTTGTAGCCATTGGGCTTAGAAGAGACTTCTAGGACTTTACCGATACCCTGGTCTGAGAGCGAAGTTTGAAGGGGTTTAATGTGGACAGGAAGAAGCAGTACCAGTGAGCTGCTCTAGGGTACTCTGAGGTTGTAACAAGGCTTATTGGGGGTTTTCCTTGCAGCTGATCAGTGGTGAGTACATCGGAGCCCTGGCCATGAGTGAGCCCAATGCAGGCTCTGATGTTGTCTCTATGAAGCTCAAAGCGGAAAAGAAAGGTGAGGCCACTCTCAACTTGGGAGCCAAAATGGGCAGAGGTACAGACATTATCAGGGTAAGGGAGCAACAATTGTGGGTGGTCCCTGCTGGGTTTCCAGAACTTTCTCAAAGGTGGACAGCTTCTTGCTCAGCAGAAGGTCTATGGCCTGGCTGAGACAGGCCAAGATGGCTTGAGCAAATAGCCAACATCCTGCCCTTAGGAAATCACTACATCCTGAATGGCAACAAGTTCTGGATCACTAATGGCCCTGATGCTGACGTCCTGATTGTCTATGCCAAGACAGATCTGGCTGCTGTGCCAGCTTCTCGGGGCATCACAGCCTTCATTGTGGAGAAGGTGAGTATAGGTGGGTGCAGGGCCAGGAGGCTTCTGCCTCCTGACAGTGGTACCAGAGATAGCCCGTTCACTGATCTCAAATGGAATCAGTGTTGTGTGCTCTGCAAGGCCCCCAGAGGTGGGGGTGAGGCAGAGAGCAGCCTGCAAGGAGGGTGACCAAAAGTCCAGGAAGTCCAGGGCAGATGGGTCACTTCTGAAGACGGTGGAGCCGTCCTCAGCGCCAGGCCACACAAAGAGGTCTAGAAAGGGGAGGACTAAAAGGAGGTCAGGACATGACGGTCAGGGTACCATTGGTGGATCTGATGAATGTGGccatgggagactgaggtgtgGGTGGGATGCAAGTGGAGACTGCCCCTGCAACAGCCTTGACAACAGAAGCAAGAAGGAAGCAGAGCAGGAGTTCAAATGAAAAGTTAGgagtttgggtttgtttttagAAATGAGAGAACTGAGCAGATTTTTtggtcagaagaaaaaaaaagggaagaaaaaagaaaatagagggaGAAATTGAAAAGTGTGAGAATGAGTGGGCAGAACACAATGGTGAGCTGGGGCAGAAGAGAGAAGGATGGGTTACAGGTGATAGTGCAGGAACCACCTGCCTAACGATCATGAGGAGGAAGCCAGGGGCCCTGTGAAGGCTGGGGCCACCAGTGGGGGAGTTGGCAAGAGTTTCATGAGCGAGTATTGTAAAGGTTTGCGGTACCCTCCATAGAGAGGGGGAAAGTAGCTGTCTAGGGTTGGAGCAATAGGGACCTGGCTGAGATTGGAAATCTCAAGGTTGCGTGATGCCACCCTCATTACAGGCTGAAGGCAGCATGTGCCAGCACTTTGCTGGGCACTTGCTAAAACATGCTGCAACCCAGTAGTCCAGGTCAAAGTACAGAGGGCTCAGTTCAGCCCTAGTGGGATCCCTTTGGGTACAGACAGGAGAACAACAGAGGATAAGGGAATTGACCGGGCTGGTGACAGCATCTTGGAAGTAATGTCCCCTGGGGGAGGGAAATAAGGCCAGGGGGGTCAGGAGGGCTCAGGGAACTGAGCATATCATTGAGAAAGAAGTGTCCCCGTGAGAACTGGGGAGAACACAAGCTAGTGGCAGAGGAGGCTGGGATCAATCTGGGGCGTTAGCACCGGAAGGTCCCGGGGGGAGCATGGGACTAGGATGCTGCCATGCTGTGCAGGTACAGGGACTCAATAGGAAGGTGGGTGCCTTCTTCCCAGGGGCCTTTCCTTTACCAGGCCCCCTTGGGGCTAATCTGTAACCAGGACCACCTTTTGTTTCCTGTAAAGGGTATGCCTGGCTTTAGCACCTCTAAGAAGCTGGACAAGCTGGGGATGAGGGGCTCTAACACCTGTGAGCTAATCTTTGAAGACTGCAAGATTCCTGGTAAGTAGCACCGAGAATCAGGGAGCCCCTCTCCTGACCCCCTTCCAGGCTGATCTGGCTGTTCTCAAGTTGAGAAAGCCTCTGCGTTAGAGAGGCTTGGCATTGTTAGCGCTTCAGTGACATGTGGCTAGGCTGTGAGCTGGGGCTGCTGGACAGCGCTCCTTCTTGGCCAGGGCCCTGCAGCGGCATGCCTGACTGGCATCACACACTCCGCATAGGGTCTGTACTCAGTAGCCGGAGGAGAAGGGGGTCAGACCTACCCTTTCCCATTGATGTCCTTCAGTCTTCCTGTACTTTCGCCCATCCACTGCATGTGAGTAACTCATTAACTCAcgtttttgtaaaatattttaaaaatgagttattcATTTTTAGCATTAAtgatgctaagaaaaaaaaacaaaacatctgaATCCACTGATGGAATCCCGACTCAGTAGAGAGAAGGCAGTTCTGTTTGAGTATGAGTATTTTCTCCCCCGAGGTGTAACTGAAATCTGACATGGTGGAGCACTGTGGGAGAGCCAGCACAGCCATCATGTACTAACCAGACCAGGGGCATGGATttgttgtttggggtttttttgttttgttttgttttgttttgttttgttttgtttttttgagaaggagtcttggctctgtcacccaggctagagtgcagtggcgtgatctcagctcacggcagcctccacctcctgggttccagtgattctcctgcctcagcctcccgagtagctgggattacaggcatgcaccaccctgcccagctaatttttttgttcgtttttttgagatggagtgtcgctcttgttgcccagggctggagtgcaatggcgcgatcttggcttactgcaacctccgccccctgggttcaagtgattctcctgtctcagccttctgagtagctgggatgacaggcacacaccgcccagctaattttgtatttttagtagagacagatggggtttcaccatgttggccaggctgctctcgaactcctgacctcaggtgatccacccatctcagcctcccaagtgccaggattataggcctgagccaccgtgcctggccaggggcATGGATTTGATCAACAGTTAGGTTTGCTGTCTGCCTCAGCCATATACCACGCCTATCACCGACAGCCCAAAAAAGTGTGCTTTAATTACAGGGAGCATCCAGGGAGGGGGAGCTGTGCAGCTCCTTCTTTGTTGACAGGAAAAAATTCAGCTAGCATTAAAGGCAGGTCAGTAGTGTCAACTTGTTTTCCTGCCCACACCTCCCAAGGCCATCCAGGCTCCTGGCTTTACTGGGTGGAGAGGTGCTCAGCAGCTTCTGTCACTAGCTCTGAATGGCCCGTCTCCTGGACAAAGAAGCTTTCACGGACTACCCTGCAGGGAGGTGACATTGGACCAGAGCTGACTCCACCTGGGGGAAAGAGTAATTCTCTGGTTTCTTTATAGGTGCCTGTGTAGAAAGAGTCAGGGAGGGATTGGGTGACTTCTAGACCAAttaacttttcttctttcccatccAAGGGAGTccagagagggaagggaaagatCTAACAACTCTAGCCTTTGTGGTTGGCCTCGTGGATGGGGTGGGAGTCCTGGCAGCTCCACTTCTGACTGGAAGGGGTTCACTTGATCCTTTTCTTTCACCTGGAACCTTAGTTGAATAAAGGTCAAGTGACATATTTTAGTGCCTTACTTGAGAGCCATGTTTCCAAATCTAGTACCTTTGATAAAAGTGAGGAGGCTGTGGACAGCTCTCTCCCTCTGACCAGCACTTATCCTGGCAGCTGCCAACATCCTGGGCCATGAGAATAAGGGTGTCTACGTGCTGATGAGTGGGCTGGACCTGGAGCGGCTGGTGCTGGCCGGGGGGCCTCTTGGGTAAGTGTGAGAGGCTTGAGGGAAGCTGGGCTCTGTCGGCCTCCTCGGCAGGTGACCCACCATGAGCAGCAGCAGCCTTCCCCTTGCGGGGCCAAAGGGAGCTGCCTCCTGGCCCTGCTCTCTCCTGGGAGATGAAAGGAACCTCCTCCTCCCATGTTGAATTTCTTCCCACAGTGGGGAAATATCATTCAGTAACAGACAAAAGGCCTGAGGAGCAGGGTGGCTTACTCGGCTGTGAAACGACACCTGGGCTGTCACGCCCCTGCACCTCTGGTCAATCGGTGCCGTAACTGTGGCAAGACTTTCTGAAGTTGCTTTTCTCCTCCCTGGGATTCTGGCCTTCCCACGCTAGCattttgccaccacacccggtggtGGGATGAGGAGGTGCCCACGGGgcctttctcttttctgacaGGCTCATGCAAGCGGTCCTGGACCACACCATTCCCTACCTGCACGTGAGGGAAGCCTTTGGCCAGAAGATCGGCCACTTCCAGGTGAGCCGAGTGCTTTTGCTGACATGTACTCTTCAACTGGGCTACAGTTTTCTTTGAAAAGAGAGGAAGTGAGGTGGGCACCGTGGATGGTTACTGTCTCCTCTAGCAAATTGAGCTTGACTGCTTGGAATGCAGTCTTCCTCAGCATGCAGCCTGACTCTGGAAGTCATCAGGAAGTTCACCACATTGCCACCTCGATTCCTGTGTGAGGTGGATGAACTAGACATTGTAAGGTTGGAGAGCAAAGCGTGCAAGTTGTGGGGGCAGAAGGGAAAGAGGTTGCTATTTGTAGTTAGACCTTCTGGTCCGAAGAAGCTGCTGGAAGGTAATAAGCGTTGGAGTAAATGGTGCCTTGGGAGCCATGCCTTTCGGAGGCAGTGATGGCCACTTCAGGGTGTCATGCAGGCTGTGGAACAGCCACTCTGTGGCCCTAACTCCCAcacctgcctccatctccatcaTCCTGAGTAAATCCCATCTCCTCTCCATGCCCCTGCTTCCTCATCCTTGGCTGTCTTGTTGCCATTGCTGACCTGCTTTTGGTAACTGAGAGAGTGTTCCAGCATGTTGACCTGTGACATCCCTTTGTGCCCAGTTGATGCAGGGGAAGATGGCTGACATGTACACCCGCCTCATGGCGTGTCGGCAGTATGTCTACAATGTCGCCAAGGCCTGCGATGAGGGCCATTGCACTGCTAAGGTGAGGGCCAGCCTCAGTCGGGGAGAGGCGGGGGCAGTGGGCCAGCTGCTGAGACTTGCTGTCTGCGTGCCTCGCAGGGCCCTGCTGACCCCAGCTTCCTCCCGTAGGACTGTGCAGGTGTGATTCTTTACTCAGCTGAGTGTGCCACACAGGTAGCCCTGGACGGCATTCAGTGTTTTGGTGAGTGATCCCCACTTCCCAGTCCCGGGGCTCCCTCACTCCTGGGGCCTGTGGCTGCTTCAGAAAGCAGTTTCagggcgggcgt
This region includes:
- the IVD gene encoding isovaleryl-CoA dehydrogenase, mitochondrial isoform X10, producing MVFWWRIGQATYRLWHKGPQSVCSSLTPEQAELRQTMAKFLQEHLAPKAQEIDHSNEFKNLREFWKQLGNLGVLGITAPVQYGGSGLGYLEHVLVMEEISRASGAVGLSYGAHSNLCINQLVRNGNEAQKEKYLPKLISGEYIGALAMSEPNAGSDVVSMKLKAEKKGNHYILNGNKFWITNGPDADVLIVYAKTDLAAVPASRGITAFIVEKGMPGFSTSKKLDKLGMRGSNTCELIFEDCKIPAANILGHENKGVYVLMSGLDLERLVLAGGPLGLMQAVLDHTIPYLHVREAFGQKIGHFQLMQGKMADMYTRLMACRQYVYNVAKACDEGHCTAKDCAGVILYSAECATQVALDGIQCFGGNGYINDFPMGRFLRDAKLYEIGAGTSEVRRLVIGRAFNADFH
- the IVD gene encoding isovaleryl-CoA dehydrogenase, mitochondrial isoform X4; this encodes MVFWWRIGQATYRLWHKGPQSVCSSLTPEQAELRQTMAKFLQEHLAPKAQEIDHSNEFKNLREFWKQLGNLGVLGITAPVQYGGSGLGYLEHVLVMEEISRASGAVGLSYGAHSNLCINQLVRNGNEAQKEKYLPKLISGEYIGALAMSEPNAGSDVVSMKLKAEKKGNHYILNGNKFWITNGPDADVLIVYAKTDLAAVPASRGITAFIVEKGMPGFSTSKKLDKLGMRGSNTCELIFEDCKIPAANILGHENKGVYVLMSGLDLERLVLAGGPLGLMQAVLDHTIPYLHVREAFGQKIGHFQLMQGKMADMYTRLMACRQYVYNVAKACDEGHCTAKDCAGVILYSAECATQVALDGIQCFGQTFSAQHPPGREGETQGQTSLEQVSTARELRCKILLPELTPRVLLPQLASWISDQKLPFLKILLCSPTSLGQSSLAGFTKLRWPYPLLQPHLLPHPYTTALHLC
- the IVD gene encoding isovaleryl-CoA dehydrogenase, mitochondrial isoform X7, giving the protein MVEMATATRLLGWRVASWRLRPPLAGFVSQRAYSLLPVDDAINGLSEEQRQLRQTMAKFLQEHLAPKAQEIDHSNEFKNLREFWKQLGNLGVLGITAPVQYGGSGLGYLEHVLVMEEISRASGAVGLSYGAHSNLCINQLVRNGNEAQKEKYLPKLISGEYIGALAMSEPNAGSDVVSMKLKAEKKGNHYILNGNKFWITNGPDADVLIVYAKTDLAAVPASRGITAFIVEKGMPGFSTSKKLDKLGMRGSNTCELIFEDCKIPAANILGHENKGVYVLMSGLDLERLVLAGGPLGLMQAVLDHTIPYLHVREAFGQKIGHFQLMQGKMADMYTRLMACRQYVYNVAKACDEGHCTAKDCAGVILYSAECATQVALDGIQCFGGNGYINDFPMGRFLRDAKLYEIGAGTSEVRRLVIGRAFNADFH
- the IVD gene encoding isovaleryl-CoA dehydrogenase, mitochondrial isoform X1 produces the protein MVEMATATRLLGWRVASWRLRPPLAGFVSQRAYSLLPVDDAINGLSEEQRQLRQTMAKFLQEHLAPKAQEIDHSNEFKNLREFWKQLGNLGVLGITAPVQYGGSGLGYLEHVLVMEEISRASGAVGLSYGAHSNLCINQLVRNGNEAQKEKYLPKLISGEYIGALAMSEPNAGSDVVSMKLKAEKKGNHYILNGNKFWITNGPDADVLIVYAKTDLAAVPASRGITAFIVEKGMPGFSTSKKLDKLGMRGSNTCELIFEDCKIPALILAAANILGHENKGVYVLMSGLDLERLVLAGGPLGLMQAVLDHTIPYLHVREAFGQKIGHFQLMQGKMADMYTRLMACRQYVYNVAKACDEGHCTAKDCAGVILYSAECATQVALDGIQCFGQTFSAQHPPGREGETQGQTSLEQVSTARELRCKILLPELTPRVLLPQLASWISDQKLPFLKILLCSPTSLGQSSLAGFTKLRWPYPLLQPHLLPHPYTTALHLC
- the IVD gene encoding isovaleryl-CoA dehydrogenase, mitochondrial isoform X8 — encoded protein: MVEMATATRLLGWRVASWRLRPPLAGFVSQRAYSLLPVDDAINGLSEEQRQLRQTMAKFLQEHLAPKAQEIDHSNEFKNLREFWKQLGNLGVLGITAPVQYGGSGLGYLEHVLVMEEISRASGAVGLSYGAHSNLCINQLVRNGNEAQKEKYLPKLISGEYIGALAMSEPNAGSDVVSMKLKAEKKGNHYILNGNKFWITNGPDADVLIVYAKTDLAAVPASRGITAFIVEKGMPGFSTSKKLDKLGMRGSNTCELIFEDCKIPALILAAANILGHENKGVYVLMSGLDLERLVLAGGPLGLMQAVLDHTIPYLHVREAFGQKIGHFQLMQGKMADMYTRLMACRQYVYNVAKACDEGHCTAKDCAGVILYSAECATQVALDGIQCFDLFRPTPTWEGGRDPRSDVPGAGEHCEGTEMQDPPA
- the IVD gene encoding isovaleryl-CoA dehydrogenase, mitochondrial isoform X17, which encodes MVEMATATRLLGWRVASWRLRPPLAGFVSQRAYSLLPVDDAINGLSEEQRQLRQTMAKFLQEHLAPKAQEIDHSNEFKNLREFWKQLGNLGVLGITAPVQYGGSGLGYLEHVLVMEEISRASGAVGLSYGAHSNLCINQLVRNGNEAQKEKYLPKLISGEYIGALAMSEPNAGSDVVSMKLKAEKKGNHYILNGNKFWITNGPDADVLIVYAKTDLAAVPASRGITAFIVEKGMPGFSTSKKLDKLGMRGSNTCELIFEDCKIPAANILGHENKGVYVLMSGLDLERLVLAGGPLGLMQAVLDHTIPYLHVREAFGQKIGHFQGRPFPPNTHLGGRARPKVRRPWSR
- the IVD gene encoding isovaleryl-CoA dehydrogenase, mitochondrial isoform X12, producing the protein MVEMATATRLLGWRVASWRLRPPLAGFVSQRAYSLLPVDDAINGLSEEQRQLRQTMAKFLQEHLAPKAQEIDHSNEFKNLREFWKQLGNLGVLGITAPVQYGGSGLGYLEHVLVMEEISRASGAVGLSYGAHSNLCINQLVRNGNEAQKEKYLPKLISGEYIGALAMSEPNAGSDVVSMKLKAEKKGNHYILNGNKFWITNGPDADVLIVYAKTDLAAVPASRGITAFIVEKGMPGFSTSKKLDKLGMRGSNTCELIFEDCKIPALILAAANILGHENKGVYVLMSGLDLERLVLAGGPLGLMQAVLDHTIPYLHVREAFGQKIGHFQLMQGKMADMYTRLMACRQYVYNVAKACDEGHCTAKDCAGVILYSAECATQVALDGIQCFGD
- the IVD gene encoding isovaleryl-CoA dehydrogenase, mitochondrial isoform X5; amino-acid sequence: MVEMATATRLLGWRVASWRLRPPLAGFVSQRAYSLLPVDDAINGLSEEQRQEFWKQLGNLGVLGITAPVQYGGSGLGYLEHVLVMEEISRASGAVGLSYGAHSNLCINQLVRNGNEAQKEKYLPKLISGEYIGALAMSEPNAGSDVVSMKLKAEKKGNHYILNGNKFWITNGPDADVLIVYAKTDLAAVPASRGITAFIVEKGMPGFSTSKKLDKLGMRGSNTCELIFEDCKIPALILAAANILGHENKGVYVLMSGLDLERLVLAGGPLGLMQAVLDHTIPYLHVREAFGQKIGHFQLMQGKMADMYTRLMACRQYVYNVAKACDEGHCTAKDCAGVILYSAECATQVALDGIQCFGQTFSAQHPPGREGETQGQTSLEQVSTARELRCKILLPELTPRVLLPQLASWISDQKLPFLKILLCSPTSLGQSSLAGFTKLRWPYPLLQPHLLPHPYTTALHLC
- the IVD gene encoding isovaleryl-CoA dehydrogenase, mitochondrial isoform X14 — encoded protein: MVFWWRIGQATYRLWHKGPQSVCSSLTPEQAELRQTMAKFLQEHLAPKAQEIDHSNEFKNLREFWKQLGNLGVLGITAPVQYGGSGLGYLEHVLVMEEISRASGAVGLSYGAHSNLCINQLVRNGNEAQKEKYLPKLISGEYIGALAMSEPNAGSDVVSMKLKAEKKGNHYILNGNKFWITNGPDADVLIVYAKTDLAAVPASRGITAFIVEKGMPGFSTSKKLDKLGMRGSNTCELIFEDCKIPAANILGHENKGVYVLMSGLDLERLVLAGGPLGLMQAVLDHTIPYLHVREAFGQKIGHFQLMQGKMADMYTRLMACRQYVYNVAKACDEGHCTAKDCAGVILYSAECATQVALDGIQCFGD
- the IVD gene encoding isovaleryl-CoA dehydrogenase, mitochondrial isoform X9, yielding MVEMATATRLLGWRVASWRLRPPLAGFVSQRAYSLLPVDDAINGLSEEQRQLRQTMAKFLQEHLAPKAQEIDHSNEFKNLREFWKQLGNLGVLGITAPVQYGGSGLGYLEHVLVMEEISRASGAVGLSYGAHSNLCINQLVRNGNEAQKEKYLPKLISGEYIGALAMSEPNAGSDVVSMKLKAEKKGNHYILNGNKFWITNGPDADVLIVYAKTDLAAVPASRGITAFIVEKGMPGFSTSKKLDKLGMRGSNTCELIFEDCKIPAANILGHENKGVYVLMSGLDLERLVLAGGPLGLMQAVLDHTIPYLHVREAFGQKIGHFQLMQGKMADMYTRLMACRQYVYNVAKACDEGHCTAKDCAGVILYSAECATQVALDGIQCFDLFRPTPTWEGGRDPRSDVPGAGEHCEGTEMQDPPA
- the IVD gene encoding isovaleryl-CoA dehydrogenase, mitochondrial isoform X16, whose translation is MVEMATATRLLGWRVASWRLRPPLAGFVSQRAYSLLPVDDAINGLSEEQRQLRQTMAKFLQEHLAPKAQEIDHSNEFKNLREFWKQLGNLGVLGITAPVQYGGSGLGYLEHVLVMEEISRASGAVGLSYGAHSNLCINQLVRNGNEAQKEKYLPKLISGEYIGALAMSEPNAGSDVVSMKLKAEKKGNHYILNGNKFWITNGPDADVLIVYAKTDLAAVPASRGITAFIVEKGMPGFSTSKKLDKLGMRGSNTCELIFEDCKIPALILAAANILGHENKGVYVLMSGLDLERLVLAGGPLGLMQAVLDHTIPYLHVREAFGQKIGHFQVAMATSMTFPWAAFFEMPSCMR
- the IVD gene encoding isovaleryl-CoA dehydrogenase, mitochondrial isoform X3; this encodes MVFWWRIGQATYRLWHKGPQSVCSSLTPEQAELRQTMAKFLQEHLAPKAQEIDHSNEFKNLREFWKQLGNLGVLGITAPVQYGGSGLGYLEHVLVMEEISRASGAVGLSYGAHSNLCINQLVRNGNEAQKEKYLPKLISGEYIGALAMSEPNAGSDVVSMKLKAEKKGNHYILNGNKFWITNGPDADVLIVYAKTDLAAVPASRGITAFIVEKGMPGFSTSKKLDKLGMRGSNTCELIFEDCKIPALILAAANILGHENKGVYVLMSGLDLERLVLAGGPLGLMQAVLDHTIPYLHVREAFGQKIGHFQLMQGKMADMYTRLMACRQYVYNVAKACDEGHCTAKDCAGVILYSAECATQVALDGIQCFGQTFSAQHPPGREGETQGQTSLEQVSTARELRCKILLPELTPRVLLPQLASWISDQKLPFLKILLCSPTSLGQSSLAGFTKLRWPYPLLQPHLLPHPYTTALHLC
- the IVD gene encoding isovaleryl-CoA dehydrogenase, mitochondrial isoform X2, which encodes MVEMATATRLLGWRVASWRLRPPLAGFVSQRAYSLLPVDDAINGLSEEQRQLRQTMAKFLQEHLAPKAQEIDHSNEFKNLREFWKQLGNLGVLGITAPVQYGGSGLGYLEHVLVMEEISRASGAVGLSYGAHSNLCINQLVRNGNEAQKEKYLPKLISGEYIGALAMSEPNAGSDVVSMKLKAEKKGNHYILNGNKFWITNGPDADVLIVYAKTDLAAVPASRGITAFIVEKGMPGFSTSKKLDKLGMRGSNTCELIFEDCKIPAANILGHENKGVYVLMSGLDLERLVLAGGPLGLMQAVLDHTIPYLHVREAFGQKIGHFQLMQGKMADMYTRLMACRQYVYNVAKACDEGHCTAKDCAGVILYSAECATQVALDGIQCFGQTFSAQHPPGREGETQGQTSLEQVSTARELRCKILLPELTPRVLLPQLASWISDQKLPFLKILLCSPTSLGQSSLAGFTKLRWPYPLLQPHLLPHPYTTALHLC
- the IVD gene encoding isovaleryl-CoA dehydrogenase, mitochondrial isoform X11 — protein: MVEMATATRLLGWRVASWRLRPPLAGFVSQRAYSLLPVDDAINGLSEEQRQEFWKQLGNLGVLGITAPVQYGGSGLGYLEHVLVMEEISRASGAVGLSYGAHSNLCINQLVRNGNEAQKEKYLPKLISGEYIGALAMSEPNAGSDVVSMKLKAEKKGNHYILNGNKFWITNGPDADVLIVYAKTDLAAVPASRGITAFIVEKGMPGFSTSKKLDKLGMRGSNTCELIFEDCKIPAANILGHENKGVYVLMSGLDLERLVLAGGPLGLMQAVLDHTIPYLHVREAFGQKIGHFQLMQGKMADMYTRLMACRQYVYNVAKACDEGHCTAKDCAGVILYSAECATQVALDGIQCFGGNGYINDFPMGRFLRDAKLYEIGAGTSEVRRLVIGRAFNADFH
- the IVD gene encoding isovaleryl-CoA dehydrogenase, mitochondrial isoform X13; this translates as MVEMATATRLLGWRVASWRLRPPLAGFVSQRAYSLLPVDDAINGLSEEQRQLRQTMAKFLQEHLAPKAQEIDHSNEFKNLREFWKQLGNLGVLGITAPVQYGGSGLGYLEHVLVMEEISRASGAVGLSYGAHSNLCINQLVRNGNEAQKEKYLPKLISGEYIGALAMSEPNAGSDVVSMKLKAEKKGNHYILNGNKFWITNGPDADVLIVYAKTDLAAVPASRGITAFIVEKGMPGFSTSKKLDKLGMRGSNTCELIFEDCKIPAANILGHENKGVYVLMSGLDLERLVLAGGPLGLMQAVLDHTIPYLHVREAFGQKIGHFQLMQGKMADMYTRLMACRQYVYNVAKACDEGHCTAKDCAGVILYSAECATQVALDGIQCFGD
- the IVD gene encoding isovaleryl-CoA dehydrogenase, mitochondrial isoform X6, yielding MVEMATATRLLGWRVASWRLRPPLAGFVSQRAYSLLPVDDAINGLSEEQRQLRQTMAKFLQEHLAPKAQEIDHSNEFKNLREFWKQLGNLGVLGITAPVQYGGSGLGYLEHVLVMEEISRASGAVGLSYGAHSNLCINQLVRNGNEAQKEKYLPKLISGEYIGALAMSEPNAGSDVVSMKLKAEKKGNHYILNGNKFWITNGPDADVLIVYAKTDLAAVPASRGITAFIVEKGMPGFSTSKKLDKLGMRGSNTCELIFEDCKIPALILAAANILGHENKGVYVLMSGLDLERLVLAGGPLGLMQAVLDHTIPYLHVREAFGQKIGHFQLMQGKMADMYTRLMACRQYVYNVAKACDEGHCTAKDCAGVILYSAECATQVALDGIQCFGGNGYINDFPMGRFLRDAKLYEIGAGTSEVRRLVIGRAFNADFH
- the IVD gene encoding isovaleryl-CoA dehydrogenase, mitochondrial isoform X15 gives rise to the protein MVEMATATRLLGWRVASWRLRPPLAGFVSQRAYSLLPVDDAINGLSEEQRQLRQTMAKFLQEHLAPKAQEIDHSNEFKNLREFWKQLGNLGVLGITAPVQYGGSGLGYLEHVLVMEEISRASGAVGLSYGAHSNLCINQLVRNGNEAQKEKYLPKLISGEYIGALAMSEPNAGSDVVSMKLKAEKKGNHYILNGNKFWITNGPDADVLIVYAKTDLAAVPASRGITAFIVEKGMPGFSTSKKLDKLGMRGSNTCELIFEDCKIPALILAAANILGHENKGVYVLMSGLDLERLVLAGGPLGLMQAVLDHTIPYLHVREAFGQKIGHFQGRPFPPNTHLGGRARPKVRRPWSR